A single genomic interval of Pangasianodon hypophthalmus isolate fPanHyp1 chromosome 8, fPanHyp1.pri, whole genome shotgun sequence harbors:
- the LOC113546141 gene encoding alpha-2B adrenergic receptor-like: MANVGTLGMDQNISGTAAFFTSTSNQSMKSAPYSPEATAAFATAITLMILFTIVGNILVIIAVLTSRSLRGPQNLFLVSLAAADILVATLIIPFSLANELMGYWYFRSVWCEIYLALDVLFCTSSIVHLCAISLDRYMSISRAVTYGAQRTPRRIKCAILVVWLISAVISFPPLLSMNKNQGNSSSSMGPQCQLNDERWYILYSTIGSFFAPCLIMILVYMRIYQIAKQRTRCPPGEPRKEIPTSATTPKDRALQNGRGDGTNTPCTPQTNLTTPRPPTLTMPQAEGKKHSASTNTLHPPLSPSREMTPGTPTPPPVQSPSLSPSSSSMQKQDAAPNKPKQAKKEKRSEKKPDNNNGESSSSDSDTEHGGVGVEIPVTPGADLDTGIHSPATIQKYRDIITSAKGTKLASGKLKQDGTPNSARRKAMVNREKRFTFVLAVVIGVFVFCWFPFFFSYSLQAVCPETCKLPKPVFTFFFWIGYCNSCLNPVIYTIFNKDFRRAFKRILCKNTKGTFF; encoded by the coding sequence ATGGCGAACGTGGGGACTTTAGGAATGGACCAAAACATCAGCGGCACCGCAGCATTTTTTACTTCAACCTCCAATCAGAGCATGAAATCAGCCCCGTATTCTCCTGAAGCAACAGCAGCCTTCGCCACAGCGATCACTCTCATGATTCTCTTCACCATCGTGGGAAACATACTAGTCATCATCGCTGTACTGACAAGTCGCTCTCTGAGGGGGCCGCAGAATCTCTTCCTGGTCTCGTTGGCTGCGGCGGACATCCTGGTGGCCACGTTGATTATCCCTTTCTCGCTGGCCAATGAGCTGATGGGATACTGGTATTTCCGCTCAGTGTGGTGCGAGATCTACCTGGCACTGGATGTGCTCTTCTGCACGTCCTCCATCGTCCACCTGTGCGCCATTAGCTTGGATCGCTACATGTCCATATCACGAGCCGTGACATACGGGGCCCAGAGGACGCCACGCCGCATCAAATGCGCAATCCTAGTCGTTTGGCTCATCTCAGCTGTCATCTCTTTCCCACCGCTCCTTTCCATGAACAAGAACCAGGGGAACTCAAGTTCCTCCATGGGACCCCAGTGCCAGCTCAATGACGAGCGCTGGTATATTCTCTACTCCACCATCGGATCCTTCTTCGCCCCCTGCCTCATCATGATCCTTGTCTATATGCGCATTTATCAGATCGCCAAACAGCGCACAAGATGCCCACCAGGAGAGCCGAGGAAAGAGATCCCCACCAGCGCCACAACTCCAAAAGATAGAGCTCTCCAAAATGGAAGAGGAGATGGCACGAATACACCGTGTACACCTCAGACAAATCTGACCACTCCAAGGCCACCCACTCTCACCATGCCTCAAGccgaaggaaaaaaacattcagcaagCACCAACACCCTGCATCCACCCCTTTCTCCCTCCAGAGAGATGACTCCTGGCACTCCTACCCCTCCTCCAGTCCAATCTCCTTCCCTTTCACCTTCCAGCTCTTCCATGCAGAAGCAAGATGCAGCCCCCAACAAACCCAAACAGGCcaagaaggagaaaaggagtGAAAAGAAACCCGACAACAACAATGGTGAGAGTTCAAGCTCTGATTCAGACACGGAGCACGGAGGGGTGGGTGTTGAGATTCCCGTGACTCCAGGTGCTGATCTTGACACCGGTATCCACTCACCAGCCACCATCCAGAAGTACAGAGACATAATCACTTCAGCCAAAGGCACGAAGTTGGCTTCAGGGAAGCTCAAGCAGGACGGGACGCCTAACTCGGCTCGCCGCAAGGCCATGGTGAACCGGGAGAAACGCTTCACCTTTGTGCTGGCAGTGGTGATCGGTGTGTTTGTCTTCTGCTGGttccctttcttcttttcctaCAGCCTGCAGGCCGTGTGTCCAGAAACGTGCAAGCTTCCCAAGCCAGTCTTCACGTTCTTCTTCTGGATCGGCTACTGCAATAGCTGCCTCAACCCTGTCATCTACACCATTTTCAACAAGGACTTCCGCAGAGCCTTCAAGAGGATTCTCTGCAAAAATACCAAGGGTACATTCTTTTAA